In Deltaproteobacteria bacterium, a single window of DNA contains:
- the alaC gene encoding alanine transaminase: protein MEEFYRIKRLPPYVFNEVISLRTAARKRGEDIIDLGMGNPDQPTPKHIVDKLEEAIHNPKNHRYSLSKGIPKLRGAIADWYKRRYDVDIDPDTEAVATIGSKEGLAHLVLAITSPGDLVLVPNPTYPIHAYSVIIAGGDIRGIPLLPGVDFFAELTKATKEAWPKPKILIINFPHNPTTEVVDREFFVKIVAFAKEHDMIVIHDLAYADIVFDGYKAPSFLEVPGAKDVGVEIFTLSKSYNMPGWRIGFCVGNKRIVNALTRIKSYLDYGMFQPIQIAAIIALNGPQECVHEISELYRERRDVMVESFTKAGWPLEKPKATMFVWARIPEAFRHMGSLEFSKFILKEGKVAVSPGIGFGEYGDEYVRLALVENEHRTRQAARGIKRALELGPPKK from the coding sequence ATGGAAGAATTTTATAGGATAAAGCGGCTTCCGCCATACGTGTTTAACGAGGTCATAAGCCTTCGGACTGCGGCAAGAAAACGCGGTGAGGACATCATAGACCTTGGCATGGGCAACCCTGACCAGCCAACCCCGAAGCATATCGTAGATAAGCTCGAGGAGGCGATACACAACCCCAAGAACCACAGGTATTCGCTTTCAAAGGGCATACCGAAGCTTAGGGGCGCGATAGCGGACTGGTACAAGCGCCGCTACGATGTTGACATAGACCCTGACACAGAGGCGGTTGCCACAATAGGCTCAAAGGAAGGGCTTGCGCATCTTGTGCTCGCAATCACAAGCCCGGGGGATTTGGTGCTCGTGCCAAACCCGACTTATCCGATACACGCGTATTCTGTTATTATCGCAGGAGGCGATATACGCGGCATTCCGCTCCTTCCGGGCGTTGACTTCTTTGCCGAGCTTACGAAGGCGACAAAAGAGGCGTGGCCAAAGCCGAAAATCCTTATAATCAACTTCCCGCACAACCCGACAACAGAGGTTGTGGACAGGGAGTTCTTCGTAAAGATAGTAGCCTTCGCCAAAGAGCACGACATGATAGTCATACACGACCTTGCGTATGCAGACATCGTCTTCGACGGGTACAAGGCCCCGAGCTTTCTGGAAGTACCTGGAGCAAAGGACGTAGGGGTCGAGATATTCACGCTTTCCAAGTCCTATAACATGCCGGGATGGAGAATCGGCTTTTGTGTGGGCAATAAAAGGATAGTCAATGCGCTCACAAGGATAAAGAGCTATCTTGACTACGGCATGTTCCAGCCCATACAGATAGCGGCCATTATCGCCTTAAACGGCCCTCAGGAATGCGTGCACGAGATAAGCGAGCTGTATCGCGAAAGGCGCGACGTCATGGTCGAGAGCTTTACAAAGGCCGGGTGGCCGCTTGAGAAGCCGAAGGCAACGATGTTTGTCTGGGCGCGTATTCCTGAGGCGTTTCGCCACATGGGCTCTCTTGAGTTCTCTAAGTTCATTTTAAAGGAAGGCAAGGTCGCTGTCTCTCCGGGTATCGGCTTTGGCGAGTACGGGGACGAGTACGTGAGGCTTGCTCTTGTCGAGAACGAGCACAGAACGAGGCAGGCCGCAAGAGGGATAAAGCGCGCCCTCGAGCTCGGGCCGCCGAAAAAATAG